The genomic region AAAACACAAGCCACCATGCGTGTGCTGTCTCCAACGCGCTTTCCAGCATTGCACGGAAGCCGCTGCAGTGCTGCCAAAACATCGCACGCAGAGCTTTCCTGCCTTTCTGAATGACTGAATAATTCCCTCAACATTCCTCTATATGCAATGGAATCTAGCAGTATATGCCAGCTGGCTcggattattatttgaaaaaaaaGCAAAACTGacagaagcttttgatgacactcCGATTCAGGTGAGAGCCTGGGCATGCCGCACCTGAGTCCGTTCATGAAGCCGCTGGGCTCCAACTTCTCCAACGGCGTCAACTTCGCCATTGCAGGGTCCACGGCCATGCCGGGAGTAACCACCTTCTCGCTGGACGTGCAGGTGGATCAGTTCGTCTTCTTCAAGGAGAGATGCCTCGACTCCATCGAGAGAGGTTTGGTTTGTTCAGCGCTTCTGTTTTTTTTATCAAACAATCGTCATCTTTTTTTTTGGCTTCCCTGAACCCTTCACCTTTTACTCAAACTGACGAACGAAAAAAAAACAAATGTTGTCTGGTTTTCTTATCTGACGGGATTTGCCCATCTTCTCCCAGGTGAGAGTGCCCCGATTGTTGAGAAGGCGTTCCCAGATGCTATATACACCATGGACATCGGGCACAACGATATAAACGGTGTTCTCCACTTGCCCTATCATACAATGCTCGAAAATCTCCCCCCAGTAATTGCTGAAATCAAGAAAGCCATCGAGGTAAATGTTATTCACAGATCAGATGTGCATTGCTTCTACAAACCCTAATCTCTGAACTCCGAATAGTATTTCTTTTCAAGACTCTTTTTACACACTATTTATTCCGTAATAACTAATTGTTGTATCCTTGCAAAACTGCAGAGGTTGCACGAGAATGGAGCCAGGAAGTTCTGGATACATGGAACGGGAGCATTAGGGTGCATGCCTCAGAAGCTTTCTATGCCGAGGGATGACGACAGCGACCTCGATGAGCATGGATGCATCGCAAGCATTAATAATGTCTGCAAGAAGTTCAATTCCTTGCTGAGTGAAGCCTTGGACGAGCTGCGTTTGACACTGAAAAGTTCGACTATCGTCTTTGTGGATATGTTCGCTATCAAGTATGATCTTGTTGCCAACCACACGAAATATGGTAAGTTAGTCTGTTGTCTCTGTCCCTTTGCCAGTTCTTTTTTCATGTTGAAAACAAATAATTTTGAAATCAGGAACAATACTGGGATAACACAATTTTAGGTCTCACAGATTCGTATACCATTCTCTTCCATGCATTCTAACATGGTTCCCATTGTTCTTCCAGGGATTGAGAAGCCATTGATGACATGTTGTGGTCATGGAGGCCCCCCTTACAACTATGACCCCAAGGAGAGCTGCATGACTTCGGACAAATACCTGTGCAAGCTTGGCGAAAAGTTCATAAGCTGGGACGGGGTTCACTTCACTGATGCTGCAAATGGCATTGTGGCTTCCAAAGTACTCAGTGGTGAGTACAACATTCCCAGGGTCAAGCTGGCCAGCCTCGTCCCCGTTCCAAAATCTGACGATTAATGGTGATGCAGCACCTTAATTGGCCTTTAGTTTGGCCtatcaaggatgatgaagatgaaaCTACTAACAAAACTGACACCACCGAAGTTTAATTATTTTGAGGTTCTTACGTTACATCCATTGTAGAAGAAGACTTTCCTTTTGTTTACTTCTCTTTTTGTACAATCGGCGCATATGTATATCCTAGGGTTAATATATGGCGATGCAGGTGTCTGTACCATGTATAATTTTCTTTTTGAATTTTGGGTCTGTTGGTACGATTTAGGCGCTAAACACTAACCATCTGGCCATGCTCTCTACGGAGGCGCAGACGGTCTGCGGCACAGGGCTGAACGGTTCGCGACCCGAACACAGGAGCGGCTCCTACTCTGCGTATATTCGGACGGTCCGCGTGGCGTAGAGCGTCGTCTTGTttgcagcagacctagatctCGTCTCTCGGGAGGGACTCGTCGGGAGGATAGATCCTAGGGTATGTCCTGGCGTCGGTAGGCCACCCAAGGCGCCTCTAGTCGATGTTGAGCCGAAGAGGTGAAGATTCGAGGTAGAGAGACTAAACTAGGACTAAACTAAAGCTACTCCTAATGTATAAGGTAAAAACGAAAAGTAGATTTGATTGGATCGATTATGAagggttcaatcggtcgtagcccttcatctatataaatagGAAGGTATGAACCCGTTAACAAGTcggttcccgagttaatcccgcaggTTTAGCTTACAAATCCTGTAATAATTCTAGAACCCTAGCTGATTCTACACTTGCCCGGATGGTCTGTGCCAATACGGCGGACAGTCCGGGCCATGGACCGTCCGACCTTAGAGCCGGACCGTCAGCCATGTCATTTtctgtgctcaacatatgcctccCTACTTTTTTGGTGGaggttgacaaaccaaaagcatgCCAGCATCCTTCAGGAAATAATAGCTCTCACAAGCTACCTTGTTCCTGAAGTGAGAATTAAGCTCGATGcaagtcaccggcttttcaatcAAATTAGGTGATCATTGAATTAAGCTCCAATGCATAAAGGTCATTTTGGATTGCATCTTTCTCGACTATGATCATCTGAtcaatagatcaaaaggtatataatggaggtgcccccagcctaaatagacaaagggactatgcaAGTCCCATGGGTTCATCGTTGTACCGTTCCACATTTGAATATGATAATATATCAACGATGAGTAGGTGGGTGAAAAGTATCCTGACATTACTAGATGAATAGATGATGCTTGTTGTGCCACCTTTCGGGCTGTTTTATTTGGCCGTTTTGTTTTAGTGGGTGATTGGGGTTTCTTTGTTGGTCGATCGCGTAGAACGGCCTTCTTGCTAGCATATTTGGAGAGCGATTAATCAAAAGTAGGGTCGGCTTTAACCAGTCGACCATGTGTGTTATGTTTGCTTTGCCCCTATGTTCCCTTTTTTTCTTTGTGTGGAGGCTAACACCCCTAGGTATGGGTGGACTGTCTGGCTGAGTAAGCGGACCGTTTGTttgagcaccggaccgtccgcgcacaGGTGTCGAACCGTCCACGATGCTCGAGTCAGAAAGTCGTGCTCGACTGCTCAATTGAGCCCACCCCTAGTGCCTTCAGACTTGTTAGTCTTATTGTCtggagcctttcgagcaatccCTCCTTGCGATATGTTCGGTGTGCGAGGATCACCGATGACGATGTCTTTGCCTTTATCAGTCATTTTCGGTTGAACCAAGACTTTTTTGCTTGTGGGTTCTATTGTATTGACgggaaatggttgtgtgtccacttcCATCTCCTGAAAAACCAATCGGTCCTCATTTACGgtcgattgtatctgtcgacgaaaaacattaaaaTCATTGTGGCATAGAAAAAAGAATTATCCCACATGCAATAAGCATGTCTTTTTTTAATTCATCTAGAGGAGGAACAATATGCGTTAACTTAATGTTGCAATTTTAgtagctcatcaaatattttatcgcatttggcaacgttAAAACTAAATTTAACTTCTTTCTGATTCTTTTGAATCAGCTGTAAAGAAGAACATGCAGAAGATTTGGCCTTCGTTGGCCAAACAAGCTCAGCAGTAAactatcacacccggatttaagggcaaatccaAGCATGAATGAAATGAGTGTTAGGattaagtctcacacatatgatgactcatggtacataaatgaatgtcacatctttactatataataggtgtTCTGTACAAAAAAGCTAAATAATTAtatcatatgaagacaatgatcctctgcaaccatagttgactaggagacgacggcctagacctctcatgaactcatcgtggcatccttcatgctcctcatcttgcggtacctgtcCTTAACCTGGAGGTGagtacagcaagagtgagctcaaatacgttcatcgctcaacaagttgtgaggaataatgtgcatgagctcacttacggtggggcttacgtgaagtgtaaggcttaccaaagaagattgttaaagttgagcatcgcttttaaagttgatcaaaattttattagcagttattaagtgtaagtagataccatcccaataaaataagagatcacaattaataataaattcCACAATACGATGCAAATAAcagattaaatttaattccataaattaatcatgcgagagttttGAGtcactcttgaccgtgagcacggttgatataccggttttacactctgcagaggttgcgcccattacccacaagtcgtgtatcctatATAGACAGGGTTTGCAAagaccttagacacttccgaggtgaatgactagggatccactacgaggcctttacaaagttctactagcttcagaaaacccgctatgatTTCATGAGAagagcgatataggaatccctcgtgcgaaaggccatcgcagcatgatcgacctgaGAACCTCCTTACACCGGCAACTCCTCTATCGCCCttgtccctttcgggtaaggtagtcctccactaactttcctaattagacagataagggtgtcccattctaccctttggtagcactgttatctcaagttaaacttcatgttccaattaatacaaTAGTCTTATTATGAATAATAATTAAATCACAATAacaatggaacatgatcataatttagatataatattaatcccaaaactaggtagagcaatagcaagtctacccaatagttcatttgtttataatgtgtggggtaaacaaaactagggtaacttATTAGGTCCCATTAAGTTAACATGAGCATGTCATAGTgactaacaggaacattattaggtaaagaagagtgatcaaggacacaacttgccttatacttgcGATCCCAGGTGcttcaccaagttggtcttcagGTTCCTCGAAACCTCGCTTCTActtgtagcaatacatacaatcaagcaaataatgagtatggtaacattacaccaaagcataAGAACAAAACAATGTAAGGATATTCTACGCGTCACTactagatcgtaggttcgagaaccattaaaatcggagttaaaacaaaAAAGTTATGGGTAAAAAATATTTTTAGGCACAATAAATCTAATAGATGTTGCATTTAAACTAAGTATGtattaaattaaaatatttgagTTGATATTAATAACTTTAATAATTATTTATAATAAGTGTAGGTTACAACTATAAGTTATATTAACTAGATTGCCTATctaattaacattaattaaacaaataattaatttatTAGCTACTTATTTAAAACATGTGGCGTAATTAAAACAATGTTTTATTGCGTACGCAAAATTAATATGATCCTAACATAATTTGAACAAATTAAAATCAATAATTTGACCCAAAGATATCatatttttaataaattagtaggATTGCATAGAAATAGGTGACATGACGTGATCTGATTGGTTAGATAGGTTTGTTAAAGGTGGAAAATGTTtgcttattgaaagggaaatgggcttaatcatttcctataatcaattttggtatttgacgtccatcacaaaccatgtggactaactagtttggctagtcatcatctatcaaggtgcataaagttcaacataaactaaGAAAGAAGTTAAGTTGGGGAATCaataaagtttggagcaaagactatAAATGGTGctcccagtggcgcaccggacactgtgcggTGCCCAGGCCGAGCAGCACcccaacaggccgctctcgggtcttCCTGCagacgcttcgctataattcaccggactatccggtgtgcatcggacatatccggtgagccagcggagcaacggtaacctgcgcccaacggtcgactgcaaaagggaACAATGCTtagtcagaagtcagagcagcaaagtcagccaccggactgtctagtgccgCTAGAGGATAGAAGACTTCAATGGTCAaacgctccaaaccctaacggtgtGCTGACGTGGCACACACCAAACAGTGAACAGTACCATGTCCGGTACaccacgggactgtccggtgcgccatcgacagcaacaactagaatagtggttggggctataaatacccccaaccacctccattcaagtcatccaagttttctgaacttcacattcaatacaagagcaaaagactacactccgagacacaatcaatagatcaaatcatctccaagcctccaaatcaactcaattgcttagtgacttgagagagggtgttttgtgttcttttgttgctcttgttgcttggattgctttctccttcccattcttattcttctaagggctagtttggaaactcaaatcccattcgggattgaaggggattggagaggaaattagttcattttcacctcaatcccctccaatcccgaaggggattcgaggttcccaaagtagccctaagtgctttgtaaagctagcaagagacacctaagtgtgtggtgatccttgcggggtcttagtgacccaagtgataaaGGAGAAGCCTCAATCGGTTTgagtgatcgattgagagagagagaaagggttggaatagactcggcctttgtggcctcctcaacgggccggggattaggttctttggaaccgaacctcggtaaaacaaatcaccgtgttcacttgcattgatcttcccttgatttgtttcccctctttcctctctctaaagtttccttgctaatattgatttgagtttgctcccaaagttatccacatcaatttgagcaactcatagcaagagaaacaatcttctgcATTCCGATTTaatcctaacgctaaccccgaccttagtgcgagtttaagtttgtaaatttcaggtttcgcctattcaccccctctaggcgactatcaattggtatcagagccagtgcttcattaagagtctaacatggtcgaagtgatgtctggagatcatgccaagagggagatagtCACCGGCGATAAGGCCAAAGGCTTAGGAAGGACTCCGTCAAGGGAGTCAGGCAacaaatacaaggaggaatcagcttcctccatcaagtaatataggaagggtgacaataagaaaaataaaatgaagaaggtggtctactatgagaccgactcttcatcaccttccacatccggtgccgtgtctacaacttcgaagcgccacgagcgtaagaagtatagtaagatgtctcttctctatcctcgcattcctaaacgcgctcctttactttcggtacccctaggcaaactgaaagtcacctagaggggggggggtgaatagggcaaaactgaaatttacaaagttaatcacaactacaagccgggttagcgttagaaatataagcgagtccgagagagagagggtggaaaacaaattgtaagcaaataaagagtgagacacaaggatttgttttaccgaggttcggttcttgcaaacctactccccgttgaggtggtcacaaagaccgggtctctttcaaccctatccctctctcaaacggtcacttagaccgagtgagcttctcttctcaatcacacgggacactaagtccccgcaaggaccaccacacaattggtgtctcttgccttggttacaattgagtttgtcacaagaaagaatgagaaagaaaagaagcaatccaagcacaagagctcaaatgaacacaagtcactctctcactagtcactattgattggaaTTGAACtagagacttgggagaggatttgatctctttggtgtgtcttgtattgaatgttatagctcttgtaatgtgtagaagtctgaaaacttggatgcaattgaatgtggggtggttggggtatttatagccccaaccaccaaaatgtggccgttggaagtctgctgtcgcatggcgcaccggatagtccggtgcgccaccggacatagtccggtgcgtcagccacgtcagccagccattGGGGTTCGACTATtgaagctctgacttgtggggcctctgggctgtccggtggtgcaccggacaagtcctgtagactgtccggtgcgcctgttgcgcgtgctctgacctctgcgcgcgtaggcgtgcatttaatgcgttgcagtcgaccgttgcgcgcgaagtagccgttgctccgctggcacaccggacagtccggtgtgccaccggatggtccggtgaattatagcggagtggcctccattttcccgaaggtagcaagttcagcttcgagttccctggtgcaccggacactgtccggtggcacaccggacagtccggtgcgccagaccagggtgcctttgggttgtctttggctctctttgtttgaaccctttcttggtctttttattggtctattgtgaacctttggcacctgtaaaacttataatctagagcaaactagttagtccaattatttgtgttgggcaattcaaccaccaaaatcaatttgaaaaaggtgtaagcctatttccctttcaatctccccctttttggtgattgatgccaacacaaaccaaagcaaatatggaagtgcagaattgaactagtttgcataatgaaagtgcaaaggttgcttggaatgaaaccaataaatattacttactaaATGCGCATGGATGGCTTTTCTtcttattaacattttggaccacgcttgcaccacacgttttgtttttgcaaaatgttttggaaattcttttcaaagttcttttgcaaatagtcaaaggtaaatgaataagattttgagaagcattttcaagttttgaaattttctccccctggttcaaatgcttttcctttgacttaaacaaaactcccccttaatgaaatcctcctcttagtgttcaagagggttttagatattaattttgaagagggtatactaatttgaaataatatcaaaataagataccatttgaaaaacttcttttaataccAATTAGAAGACtataatttttgaaattggtggtggtgcggtccttttgctttgggctaatactctctccccctttggcatgaatcgccaaaaacggatgcttgagtgaaatataagcccttttaactactttctccccctttggataaAAGTAtagaagtgaagattataccaaagttggagagtgtgtggagcgacggcgaaggatgaatgattcgatggagcggagtggaagccttgtcttcgccgaagactccttttccctttcaatctatgacttagcatgaaatggacttgaaagaacacattagtcatagcacatgaaagagatgatcaaaggtatatatatgagctatgtgtgcaaaatatcaataaatgtttctagaatcaagaatatttagctcatgcctaaatttggtaaaagtttgttcatctaatggcttggtaaagatatcggctaattgttctttggtgctaacatatgcaatcttgatatcccccttttgttggtgatcccttagaaaatgataccgaatggctatgtgtttagtgcggctatgctcaatgggattatccgccatgcggattgcactctcattatcacatagaagaggaactttggttaatttgtaaccatagtcactaagggtttgcctcatccaaagcaattgcgcgcaacaatggcctgcagcaatgtactcggctttagcggttgaaagagctacataattttgcttctttgaagcccaagacaccagagaccttcccaagaactggcaagtccccgatgtgctctttctattaattttgcaccctgcccaatcggcatcggaataaccaattaaatcaaatgtggatcccctgggtactaaaggccaaacttagggtataaactagatatctcaagattcgttttacggccctaaggtgagcttccttaggatcggcttggaatcttgcacacatgcatacgaaaagcataatatccggtcgtgaagcacataaatagagtaaggaacctatcatcgaccggtataccttttgatctatggatttacctcctgtgtcgaggtcaagatgcccattagttaccatgggtgtcttgatgggcttggcgtccttcatctcaaacttgtttagaatgtcttgaatgtactttgtttgtctaatgaaggtgccctcttggagttgcttgacttgaaatcctagaaaatacttcaactcccccatcattgacatctcgaatttttgtgtcatgatcctactaaattcctcacatgtagattcgttagtagacccaaatataatatcatcaacataaatttggcatacaaacaaatcatttgcaagagttttagtaaataaagtaggatcagccttttcgactttgaagccattagcaataagaaaatctcttaggcattcataccatgctcttggggcttgcttgagcccataaagcgccttagagagtctataaacatggttagggtactcactgccttcaaagccgggaggttgctcaacatggacctgttccttgattggtccattgaggaaggcacttttcacgtccatttggtaaagcttgaagccatggtaagtagcataggcaagtaatatacgaattgactcaagcctagctacgggtgcataggtttcaccgaaatccaaaccttcgacttgtgaatatcccttggccacaagtcgggctttgttccttgtcaccacaccatgctcgtcttgtttgttgcggaagacccacttggttcctacaacattttggttaggacgtggaactaaatgccatacctcatttctcgtgaagttattgagctcctcttgcatcgccatcacccaatccgaatcttgaagtgcttcctctaccctatgtggctcaatagaggaaacaaaagagtaatgctcacaaaaatgtgcaacacgagatctagtggttacccccttgtgaatgtcgccgaggatggtgttcacggggtgatctcgttggattgcttggtggactcttgggtgtggcggccttgcaacttgctcatcctccttgtcttgatcaattgcatctcccccttgatcattgtcgtcgtcttgaggtggctcatcttcttgatcatcttcttcatcatcttgagcctcatcctcatcttgggttggtggagatgcttgcatggaggaggacggttgatcttgtgcttgaatgggctcttcggattccataggacacacatccccaatggacatattccttagcgctacgcacggagcctcttcatcatctaattcatcaagatcaacttgctccacttgggagccgttagtctcatcaaacacaatgtcacaagaaacttcaacttgtccagtggacttattgaagactctatatgcccttgtgtttgaatcataacctagtaaaaggccttctacagccttaggagcaaatttggactttctacctcttttaacaagaataaaacatttgctaccaaagactctaaaatatgaaacattgggccttttaccggtgaggagttcgtaagatatcttcttgaggattcggtgtagatacaaccgttgatggcgtagcacgcggtgttgaccgcctcggcccaaaaccgatccgcagtcttgtactcatcaagcatggttcttgtcatgtccaatagagttctattttccctctccactacaccattttgttgtggcgtgtagggagaagagaactcatgcttgatgccctcctccttaaggaagccttctatttgtgaattcttgaactacgtcccattatcgcttctaattttcttgatcctcaagccgaactcattttgagcccatctcaagaatccctttagggtctcttgggtttgagatttttcctgtaaaaagaatacccaagtgaagcgagaatagtcatccacaataacaagacagtacttactcccgccgatgcttatgtaagcgatcgggccgaa from Zea mays cultivar B73 chromosome 6, Zm-B73-REFERENCE-NAM-5.0, whole genome shotgun sequence harbors:
- the LOC100191527 gene encoding GDSL esterase/lipase At1g09390; its protein translation is MASAASGGGGSLKRMGPLRVQYYIVMGAVAAAVVLATLRYMPGPAVPATTARTSGGGVVRSAPAAAAVPVPVPAVEVETGEDEQAQRRRRRRKKKGDGVVLFNFGDSNSDTGGVAAVMGIRIAPPEGRAYFHHPTGRLSDGRVILDFICESLGMPHLSPFMKPLGSNFSNGVNFAIAGSTAMPGVTTFSLDVQVDQFVFFKERCLDSIERGESAPIVEKAFPDAIYTMDIGHNDINGVLHLPYHTMLENLPPVIAEIKKAIERLHENGARKFWIHGTGALGCMPQKLSMPRDDDSDLDEHGCIASINNVCKKFNSLLSEALDELRLTLKSSTIVFVDMFAIKYDLVANHTKYGIEKPLMTCCGHGGPPYNYDPKESCMTSDKYLCKLGEKFISWDGVHFTDAANGIVASKVLSGEYNIPRVKLASLVPVPKSDD